Proteins encoded together in one Sulfitobacter pontiacus window:
- a CDS encoding vitamin B12-dependent ribonucleotide reductase, with protein sequence MKIERKFTRSGQDAYAELDFVSTASEIRNPDGSVVFRLDNVEVPSSWSQVASDVIAQKYFRKAGVPSETKKVKEKGVPEFLWRSVPTDDATMGGETSSKQVFDRLAGAWAYWGWKGGYFTTEEDAQAYYDEMRHILASQRGAPNSPQWFNTGLHWAYGIDGPAQGHYYVDYKSGKLTRSTSSYEHPQPHACFIQSVADDLVGDGGIMDLWVREARLFKYGSGTGTNFSSLRAAGEKLSGGGKSSGLMGFLKIGDRAAGAIKSGGTTRRAAKMVIVDADHPDIEDFINWKVIEEQKVASIVAGSKMHERELNKLFAAIKAWDGAEADAYDPAKNDQLKAAIRSAKKCAIPETYVKRVLDYAKQGHTSIEFPTYDTDWDSEAYSSVSGQNSNNSIRVTNAFLHAVEKDADWELLDRTTGRVSKTIRARDLWEQVGHAAWACADPGIQYHDTVNDWHTCPEDGAIRGSNPCSEYMFLDDTACNLASMNLLTFLQDGEFMVEDYMHASRLWTVTLEISVMMAQFPSKEIAQRSYDFRTLGLGYANIGGLLMNMGFSYDSDEGRALCGALTAIMTGVSYATSAEMAGELGAFPGHAKNADHMLRVIRNHRNAAHGKTDGYEALSVKPVPLDHANCPQANLIDIATATWDEALRLGEKHGYRNAQTSVIAPTGTIGLVMDCDTTGIEPDFALVKFKKLAGGGYFKIINQSVPAALEKLGYGSAQIEEIVGYAVGHGTIGNAPAINHTTLVGHGFGPNELTKIDAALAQAFDIRFVFNQWTLGEEFCTQVLGIPAEKLNDPTFDLLKSLGFSKKDIEAANDHVCGTMTLEGAPHLKPEHYGIFDCANPCGKKGKRYLSVNSHIYMMAAAQSFISGAISKTINMPNDATIEDCQNAYELSWSLGVKANALYRDGSKLSQPLASALVEDDDEAAETLESGTTHEKATVLAEKIVEKVIVKEIIKSHREKMPQRRKGYTQKANVGGHKVYLRTGEYEDGSLGEIFIDMHKEGAGFRAMMNNFAIAVSVGLQYGVPLEEFVDAFTFTKFEPAGMVQGNDSIKNATSILDYVFRELAVSYLDRTDLAHVQPEGASFDSLGRGDQESVANVAEISETAANRSLEVLKQISSTGYLRNRLPQDLVLLQGGHGQGDTQTLDRVMPQAGQASVAASMGSTTAVSSGAVSMDARTKAKMQGYEGEACGECGNYTLVRNGTCMKCNTCGGTSGCS encoded by the coding sequence ATGAAAATCGAGAGAAAATTCACGCGATCCGGTCAGGATGCCTACGCAGAACTGGACTTTGTGAGCACGGCCTCCGAAATCCGCAATCCTGACGGATCGGTGGTCTTTCGCCTCGATAACGTCGAAGTGCCCTCCAGCTGGAGCCAGGTCGCCTCTGATGTGATCGCCCAGAAATATTTCCGCAAGGCAGGCGTCCCGTCCGAGACCAAGAAGGTCAAGGAAAAGGGCGTGCCAGAATTCCTCTGGCGCTCGGTGCCGACCGATGATGCGACCATGGGCGGCGAGACGTCGTCGAAGCAAGTGTTCGACCGTCTGGCCGGCGCTTGGGCCTATTGGGGTTGGAAAGGTGGCTATTTCACCACTGAAGAAGACGCCCAAGCCTATTATGACGAGATGCGCCACATCCTGGCCAGCCAGCGCGGCGCACCCAACAGCCCGCAATGGTTCAACACCGGTCTGCATTGGGCCTACGGCATCGATGGTCCCGCGCAGGGGCATTACTATGTCGATTACAAATCCGGCAAGCTGACGCGGTCGACATCGTCTTACGAGCATCCGCAGCCCCACGCTTGTTTCATCCAGTCTGTCGCTGACGATCTGGTAGGCGACGGCGGCATTATGGACCTGTGGGTCCGCGAGGCGCGTCTGTTCAAATACGGTTCCGGCACCGGCACCAACTTCTCGAGCCTGCGGGCGGCGGGCGAGAAACTGTCGGGCGGGGGGAAATCCTCTGGCTTGATGGGCTTTCTGAAAATCGGTGACCGCGCGGCAGGCGCGATCAAATCGGGCGGCACCACACGCCGCGCGGCCAAGATGGTGATCGTTGATGCGGACCACCCCGATATCGAGGATTTCATCAACTGGAAGGTCATCGAAGAGCAAAAGGTGGCGAGCATCGTCGCTGGCTCGAAGATGCATGAACGCGAGCTGAACAAGCTGTTTGCCGCGATCAAAGCATGGGACGGCGCAGAGGCCGACGCCTATGACCCCGCCAAGAACGACCAGCTGAAGGCCGCGATCCGCAGCGCGAAAAAATGCGCGATACCAGAGACATACGTCAAGCGCGTGCTGGATTATGCCAAGCAGGGTCATACCTCGATCGAATTCCCGACCTATGACACCGACTGGGATTCCGAAGCCTATTCCTCGGTCTCGGGCCAGAACTCCAACAACTCGATCCGGGTGACCAACGCCTTCCTGCACGCCGTCGAAAAAGACGCCGATTGGGAGCTGCTGGACCGCACCACCGGGCGCGTGTCGAAAACCATCCGCGCCCGTGACCTGTGGGAGCAAGTCGGCCACGCCGCATGGGCCTGCGCCGATCCCGGTATCCAGTATCACGACACGGTAAACGACTGGCACACATGCCCCGAAGACGGCGCGATCCGCGGGTCGAACCCGTGCTCCGAATATATGTTCCTGGATGACACGGCTTGTAACCTTGCGTCGATGAACCTGCTGACCTTCCTGCAAGACGGGGAGTTCATGGTCGAAGACTATATGCACGCCTCCCGTCTGTGGACCGTTACGCTCGAAATCTCGGTGATGATGGCGCAGTTCCCGTCCAAGGAAATCGCGCAGCGGTCCTATGATTTCCGCACGCTGGGTCTGGGCTACGCCAACATCGGCGGTCTGCTGATGAACATGGGCTTTAGCTACGACAGCGATGAGGGCCGTGCGCTTTGCGGGGCGCTGACCGCGATCATGACTGGCGTTTCCTATGCTACCTCCGCCGAGATGGCGGGCGAGCTGGGGGCCTTCCCCGGTCACGCCAAGAACGCCGACCATATGCTGCGCGTCATCCGCAACCACCGCAATGCGGCCCACGGCAAGACCGACGGCTACGAGGCGCTATCGGTCAAGCCCGTGCCACTGGATCACGCAAACTGCCCGCAAGCCAACCTGATCGACATCGCCACCGCGACCTGGGACGAAGCCCTGCGGCTTGGCGAAAAGCACGGGTACCGCAACGCGCAAACCTCTGTGATTGCGCCGACGGGCACCATCGGTCTGGTGATGGATTGCGATACCACCGGGATCGAGCCTGACTTTGCGCTGGTGAAATTCAAGAAGCTCGCGGGCGGTGGCTATTTCAAGATCATCAACCAGTCGGTGCCTGCAGCGCTTGAAAAGCTTGGCTACGGCTCGGCCCAGATCGAAGAGATCGTCGGCTATGCCGTCGGTCACGGCACCATCGGCAACGCGCCTGCGATCAACCACACCACGCTGGTCGGCCACGGTTTTGGCCCTAACGAGCTGACCAAGATCGACGCGGCGCTGGCACAGGCCTTCGACATCCGCTTTGTCTTCAACCAATGGACATTGGGCGAGGAGTTCTGCACGCAAGTCCTTGGCATCCCTGCCGAAAAGCTGAACGACCCGACGTTTGACCTGCTGAAATCCCTGGGCTTTTCCAAGAAAGACATCGAAGCGGCCAACGACCATGTTTGCGGCACGATGACGCTGGAAGGCGCGCCGCACCTCAAGCCCGAACACTACGGCATCTTCGACTGCGCCAACCCCTGCGGCAAGAAGGGCAAGCGCTACCTGTCCGTCAACAGCCACATCTACATGATGGCGGCGGCGCAAAGCTTCATCTCTGGCGCGATCTCGAAGACGATCAACATGCCAAATGACGCCACCATCGAGGATTGCCAGAACGCATACGAGCTGTCGTGGTCACTTGGCGTCAAAGCCAACGCGCTGTACCGCGACGGATCGAAACTGTCGCAGCCTCTGGCTTCCGCGCTGGTCGAGGATGATGACGAGGCCGCCGAAACGCTGGAAAGCGGCACCACCCACGAGAAAGCCACCGTGCTGGCTGAAAAGATCGTCGAGAAGGTCATCGTCAAAGAGATCATCAAATCGCACCGCGAAAAGATGCCTCAGCGCCGCAAGGGTTATACCCAAAAGGCCAATGTGGGCGGGCACAAGGTCTATTTGCGCACCGGTGAATACGAAGACGGCTCCTTGGGCGAGATCTTTATCGACATGCACAAGGAAGGCGCGGGCTTCCGTGCGATGATGAACAACTTTGCCATCGCCGTGTCCGTGGGTCTGCAATACGGCGTCCCGCTGGAGGAATTCGTCGACGCCTTCACCTTCACCAAGTTCGAACCCGCTGGCATGGTGCAGGGCAACGACAGCATCAAGAACGCGACCTCGATCCTTGACTATGTGTTCCGCGAGCTCGCCGTGTCCTATCTGGACCGTACCGATCTGGCACATGTGCAACCCGAAGGGGCCAGCTTTGACAGCCTCGGCCGCGGCGATCAGGAAAGCGTCGCCAATGTGGCGGAGATCTCTGAAACCGCCGCCAACCGCTCGCTCGAGGTGCTCAAGCAGATCAGCTCCACCGGGTATCTGCGCAACCGTCTGCCGCAGGATCTGGTGCTGCTGCAAGGCGGGCATGGGCAGGGCGACACGCAGACGCTTGACCGTGTGATGCCGCAGGCAGGCCAAGCATCCGTCGCGGCCAGCATGGGGTCGACCACAGCGGTGTCCAGCGGCGCGGTCAGCATGGACGCCCGTACCAAGGCAAAGATGCAGGGCTACGAGGGCGAAGCCTGCGGGGAATGCGGCAACTACACGCTGGTCCGCAACGGCACCTGCATGAAGTGCAACACCTGCGGCGGAACGTCGGGCTGCAGCTAA
- a CDS encoding DUF192 domain-containing protein yields the protein MAFATLAMAGAAAAKCSDTSVTLRGDWGQARFSVEIADDAGERAQGLMHRTSLAGSAGMLFIYEEPQPLSFWMRNTLIPLDLLFIDSHGVVQHIHHNAVPLDESPLEGGSDALLAVLEINGGLSARMGITPGTELRHPAFAGRNPAWPC from the coding sequence ATGGCCTTTGCCACTCTGGCGATGGCGGGGGCGGCCGCTGCCAAATGCAGCGACACCAGCGTGACGTTGCGCGGCGACTGGGGGCAGGCGCGCTTTAGCGTAGAGATTGCCGATGATGCCGGTGAGCGTGCCCAAGGATTGATGCATCGCACCTCACTGGCGGGCAGCGCAGGTATGCTCTTTATATATGAAGAACCGCAGCCGCTTAGCTTTTGGATGCGTAACACTTTGATTCCCCTCGACCTATTGTTCATCGATTCCCACGGTGTGGTGCAGCACATCCACCATAATGCGGTTCCGCTCGACGAATCTCCGCTTGAGGGGGGCAGTGATGCGCTGCTGGCGGTGTTGGAAATTAACGGCGGGTTAAGCGCGCGGATGGGCATTACACCGGGGACAGAGCTGCGCCATCCCGCGTTTGCAGGGCGCAATCCGGCATGGCCCTGTTAG
- a CDS encoding cold-shock protein, whose amino-acid sequence MSEVSSNSSAISGVVKWFDPAKGFGFVVSDAGGPDILLHVNVLRNYGQSSVADGARIDLTVQKTERGVQATQVHAVHPPAAAQAMALSDIVGIDPALVAAAPLEPARVKWFDKSKGFGFANVFGKSDDIFLHIEVLRQSGLSDLQPGEALALRVINGERGQMAAEVHAWETVRLDSSGTAQS is encoded by the coding sequence GTGTCAGAAGTATCCAGCAATAGCTCTGCCATTTCCGGCGTGGTGAAATGGTTTGACCCCGCAAAGGGGTTCGGTTTCGTTGTCTCAGACGCTGGCGGGCCTGATATCCTGTTGCACGTCAATGTGTTACGTAATTACGGACAAAGCTCTGTCGCGGACGGTGCGCGCATTGATCTGACGGTGCAAAAGACCGAACGCGGGGTGCAGGCGACCCAAGTGCATGCGGTACACCCGCCCGCTGCTGCTCAGGCGATGGCGTTGTCGGATATTGTGGGCATTGATCCCGCGCTGGTGGCCGCCGCACCGCTGGAACCTGCGCGGGTCAAATGGTTCGATAAATCCAAAGGCTTTGGTTTCGCGAATGTGTTTGGCAAAAGCGATGACATCTTTCTACATATAGAAGTGTTGCGCCAGTCGGGCCTGTCGGATTTGCAACCGGGCGAGGCATTGGCGCTGCGGGTCATTAACGGGGAACGCGGCCAGATGGCGGCAGAGGTACATGCATGGGAAACGGTACGACTCGATTCATCTGGCACCGCGCAAAGCTGA
- the pdxH gene encoding pyridoxamine 5'-phosphate oxidase: MEVRKGIFAGDDPFVIARRWLDEATQTEVNDPNAIALSTVDADGLPNARMVLLKEIEDAAFVFYTNYTSAKAQELDHAGKAAFVMHWKSLRRQIRVRGVVSKEEGPQADAYYKSRSLKSRLGAWASDQSSPLASRASLVAEVAKVTAKKGPNPDRPPFWGGYRITPVEIEFWADGEYRLHDRFVWRRAEQNGDWSVTRLNP; this comes from the coding sequence ATGGAAGTGCGCAAAGGCATTTTTGCCGGTGACGATCCCTTTGTGATTGCGCGCCGCTGGCTGGATGAGGCAACGCAGACAGAGGTTAACGACCCAAATGCCATCGCGCTATCGACCGTGGATGCCGATGGTCTGCCCAATGCGCGCATGGTGTTGCTAAAAGAAATCGAAGACGCGGCATTCGTCTTTTACACAAACTACACCAGCGCCAAGGCGCAAGAACTGGATCACGCGGGCAAGGCTGCTTTCGTGATGCATTGGAAATCCCTGCGCCGCCAGATACGGGTGCGCGGCGTGGTTTCCAAAGAAGAAGGCCCGCAGGCGGACGCATATTACAAGTCGCGTTCGCTCAAAAGCCGGTTGGGGGCCTGGGCCTCTGATCAATCGTCCCCTTTAGCCAGCCGTGCGTCATTGGTCGCCGAAGTGGCAAAAGTCACCGCCAAAAAGGGGCCAAACCCAGACCGTCCACCTTTTTGGGGGGGCTACCGGATCACCCCGGTCGAAATCGAGTTCTGGGCCGACGGAGAGTATAGATTGCATGACCGTTTTGTCTGGCGACGTGCCGAACAAAACGGTGATTGGAGCGTAACGAGATTGAACCCATAA
- the fabI gene encoding enoyl-ACP reductase FabI, whose translation MANDLMAGKRGLIMGLANDKSIAWGIARTLADAGAELAFSYQGEALKKRVDPLAAQLGSDLVLPCDVGSEESIDALFTALGERWDGIDFIVHAIGFSDKNELRGRYVDTSRANFAMSMDISVYSFTAVMQRAEKMMKSGGSAVTLTYYGAEKVMPHYNVMGVAKAALEASVKYLAEDLGKDGIRVNAISAGPIKTLAASGIGDFRYIMKWNEYNSPLRRNVTIDDVGKSALFLLSDLGSGTTGENLHVDAGYHVVGMKAVDAPDMAKE comes from the coding sequence ATGGCAAATGACCTGATGGCAGGCAAACGTGGGCTTATCATGGGCCTCGCCAATGACAAGTCGATTGCCTGGGGCATCGCACGCACCCTCGCGGATGCCGGTGCAGAGCTGGCATTCTCGTATCAAGGCGAGGCGCTGAAAAAGCGGGTCGATCCGCTGGCAGCACAACTGGGTAGCGATCTGGTCCTGCCCTGCGATGTCGGGTCGGAAGAGTCGATTGACGCGCTGTTTACCGCTTTGGGCGAACGCTGGGACGGGATCGACTTTATCGTCCACGCGATCGGGTTCTCTGACAAAAACGAATTGCGCGGGCGCTATGTCGACACCAGCCGCGCCAATTTCGCGATGTCGATGGATATCTCTGTCTACTCCTTCACCGCTGTGATGCAGCGCGCGGAAAAGATGATGAAGTCCGGCGGCAGCGCGGTCACGCTCACCTATTATGGTGCCGAAAAAGTGATGCCGCATTATAATGTGATGGGCGTCGCCAAGGCCGCTCTGGAAGCATCGGTCAAATATCTGGCCGAGGATCTGGGCAAGGACGGCATCCGCGTCAACGCGATCAGCGCCGGCCCGATCAAGACATTGGCCGCATCCGGCATCGGCGACTTCCGCTATATCATGAAGTGGAACGAGTATAACTCGCCCCTGCGTCGCAACGTGACCATCGACGATGTGGGTAAATCCGCGCTGTTCCTGCTGAGCGATCTTGGCTCGGGCACGACGGGCGAGAACCTGCATGTGGACGCGGGCTATCACGTGGTGGGCATGAAAGCCGTCGACGCCCCAGACATGGCAAAGGAATAA
- the gpt gene encoding xanthine phosphoribosyltransferase, with product MSKDASRLPHEKGFHISWDQIHRDSRALAWRLDGMGPDDGGWRAVVAITRGGMAPAMIAARELDIRTVDTISIKSYDHQDQSDAVVLKAPDAELMGDGTGILIIDDLVDSGKTLEVVRQLYPNAHLATVYAKPKGRPQVDTFITEVSQDTWIFFPWDMALQYVEPYRGKD from the coding sequence ATGAGCAAGGATGCCTCGCGCCTGCCCCATGAAAAAGGGTTTCATATCAGCTGGGACCAGATCCACCGTGACAGCCGTGCGCTGGCGTGGCGTCTGGACGGCATGGGCCCCGATGACGGCGGCTGGCGTGCTGTGGTTGCGATCACCCGTGGCGGTATGGCCCCCGCGATGATCGCCGCCCGCGAGCTGGATATCCGCACCGTCGACACGATTTCGATCAAGTCCTATGACCATCAGGATCAATCGGACGCGGTCGTGCTCAAGGCCCCCGATGCAGAGCTGATGGGCGACGGCACCGGTATCCTGATCATCGACGATCTGGTGGATTCCGGTAAAACCCTTGAAGTCGTGCGCCAGCTTTACCCCAATGCGCATCTGGCCACCGTCTATGCCAAGCCCAAGGGCCGCCCGCAGGTGGATACCTTCATTACCGAAGTCAGCCAGGATACGTGGATTTTCTTCCCCTGGGATATGGCGCTGCAATATGTAGAGCCCTACCGCGGCAAAGACTAA
- a CDS encoding aminotransferase — protein sequence MTPRTAATFSPPVMEARRWLTGVHFDADRPLINVSQAAPVDPPPQAMRQAMADVALNNDDAHLYGPVLGLPELRDELAAQVSAHYAGAVEPAQAAITSGCNQAFAAAIATLCAEGDEVILPVPWYFNHKMWLDMSGVAAVPLPVGDALLPDPEQAAALITDRTRAIALVTPNNPGGVEYPEELVQAFFDLARARGIALILDETYRDFDSRSGPPHRLFQDPDWHDTLIHLYSFSKAYRLTGHRVGAIVASQARLAEVEKFLDTVAICPGQIGQHAALWGMQNLDTWLAGERREILARRQAIADSMHRLDAKGWKLLGLGGYFAYLSHPFDESSATLAPRLVREAAVLTLPGTMFHPAEDITGGRHLRIAFANLDVAGIEVLFDRLTQV from the coding sequence ATGACCCCGCGTACCGCTGCGACTTTCTCTCCTCCGGTGATGGAGGCGCGCCGCTGGTTGACGGGCGTCCACTTTGACGCCGACCGGCCCCTGATCAACGTGAGCCAAGCCGCCCCTGTCGATCCGCCACCGCAGGCGATGCGTCAGGCCATGGCTGATGTCGCGCTGAACAACGATGATGCGCATCTTTACGGGCCGGTGCTTGGTCTGCCCGAATTGCGCGACGAGCTGGCCGCGCAGGTCAGCGCCCATTACGCTGGCGCGGTAGAGCCCGCGCAAGCGGCGATTACATCGGGCTGCAATCAGGCCTTTGCCGCTGCGATTGCCACGCTCTGTGCCGAGGGGGACGAGGTGATCCTGCCGGTGCCGTGGTACTTTAACCACAAGATGTGGCTGGATATGTCGGGTGTCGCCGCCGTGCCGCTGCCGGTGGGGGATGCACTTTTGCCCGACCCGGAACAGGCTGCTGCCCTGATCACCGACCGCACCCGTGCCATCGCCTTGGTCACGCCCAACAACCCCGGCGGCGTTGAATACCCCGAAGAGTTGGTGCAGGCGTTTTTCGATCTGGCCCGTGCGCGCGGGATCGCCCTGATCCTGGACGAGACCTATCGCGACTTTGACAGTCGATCCGGTCCGCCGCACCGTCTGTTTCAGGACCCCGACTGGCACGATACGTTGATCCATTTATATTCTTTTTCAAAGGCCTACCGTCTGACTGGTCACCGAGTGGGCGCGATTGTCGCCTCTCAGGCACGTCTCGCCGAGGTTGAGAAGTTCCTGGATACCGTCGCCATTTGCCCCGGCCAGATCGGTCAGCATGCCGCCCTTTGGGGGATGCAGAACCTTGACACATGGCTGGCCGGCGAGCGGCGCGAGATCCTGGCCCGGCGACAGGCGATTGCCGACAGTATGCATCGTTTGGACGCGAAAGGCTGGAAGCTTTTGGGGCTTGGCGGCTATTTCGCCTATCTCTCGCATCCCTTTGACGAAAGCTCTGCCACATTGGCCCCGCGGCTGGTGCGCGAGGCGGCCGTGCTGACCCTGCCCGGCACCATGTTCCATCCGGCAGAGGATATCACCGGCGGGCGGCATCTGCGCATCGCTTTTGCCAATCTGGATGTCGCAGGCATCGAGGTGCTGTTTGACCGTCTGACACAGGTCTAA
- a CDS encoding peptidyl-prolyl cis-trans isomerase: MKAKGNSFTKTAVWGLMGLLILGLGGFGAVNLNGSARTVGEVGDKSISVDDYARELQQQIRAIESQSGEQLSFQEAQAIGLDRAVLQRLVRLRALDNEADEMGLSIGDANLRERVVEIPSFQGVDGNFDREGYRFALQQAGLNENEFEQSLREEAGRTLLQEAITGGVAMPDAYADTLVSYVGEQRSFTWAKLTQDDLDAPLPDATDAQLQAYYDENADQFILPASKTISYITMGPQDLLDEVELTDEELQAAYDDRADEYIQPERRLVERLVFRDQEAADQAAAALEVDGNTFEGLVADRGLSLSDVDLGDLSQQQLGAAGDAVFAAEVGDIVGPLPSNLGPALFRVNGVLPSLNTTFEEARPTLVQDLAADRAARLVEVRAQDLDDQLAGGATLEQIAEESKMTLSTIEWTQDSSESIAAYAGFREAATRLTEGDFPQIQQLDDGSVFAMRLDGTKEERPNPFDAARADVAEAWQNEQLITALRAKAETLQAELADGADFAELGLEPKTGTDQTRDAVVSAAPQGFIAAVFDAAPGEVELLEGADEVALVRLDSIKDAGENDRMTQVKTQIATQLDDQLSQALFAAFSDDVIRRTAPRVDQQAINAVHVNFP; this comes from the coding sequence ATGAAAGCCAAAGGCAACAGCTTTACGAAAACCGCAGTATGGGGGCTGATGGGTCTGTTGATCCTGGGTCTGGGCGGTTTTGGCGCGGTCAATCTGAACGGCAGCGCACGCACCGTCGGCGAAGTGGGCGACAAGTCTATCTCGGTTGACGATTACGCCCGCGAGCTGCAGCAGCAGATCCGCGCCATCGAAAGCCAGTCCGGCGAACAGCTTAGCTTTCAAGAAGCCCAAGCCATCGGGCTGGACCGTGCCGTGCTGCAACGTCTGGTCCGTTTGCGCGCGCTCGACAATGAGGCCGACGAGATGGGCCTGTCCATCGGCGACGCGAACCTGCGCGAACGCGTTGTGGAAATCCCGTCTTTCCAGGGCGTTGACGGTAATTTTGACCGCGAGGGCTATCGCTTTGCCCTACAGCAGGCCGGTCTGAACGAGAACGAATTCGAACAATCGCTGCGCGAGGAAGCGGGCCGTACCCTGTTGCAGGAAGCGATCACCGGCGGGGTTGCGATGCCCGACGCCTATGCCGACACGCTTGTATCCTATGTGGGCGAGCAGCGCAGCTTTACCTGGGCCAAACTGACGCAAGATGATCTGGACGCGCCCCTGCCCGACGCCACCGATGCGCAGTTGCAGGCCTATTACGACGAGAACGCCGACCAGTTCATTCTGCCCGCCAGCAAGACCATCAGCTATATCACCATGGGCCCGCAGGATCTGCTGGACGAAGTAGAGCTGACCGACGAAGAGCTGCAGGCCGCCTATGACGACCGCGCGGATGAATACATCCAGCCCGAACGCCGCTTGGTCGAACGTCTGGTTTTCCGCGATCAGGAGGCCGCCGATCAGGCTGCCGCCGCGCTCGAGGTTGATGGCAACACATTTGAGGGGCTGGTCGCGGACCGCGGGCTTTCCCTGTCGGATGTGGATCTTGGAGATCTGAGCCAGCAACAGCTGGGTGCCGCAGGGGACGCCGTGTTTGCTGCCGAAGTGGGTGATATTGTCGGCCCGCTGCCCAGCAACCTCGGGCCTGCATTGTTCCGCGTGAACGGTGTGCTGCCGTCGCTGAACACCACCTTCGAAGAAGCCCGTCCGACGCTGGTGCAAGACCTTGCCGCGGACCGCGCGGCCCGTCTGGTAGAGGTTCGCGCCCAGGATCTGGATGACCAATTGGCCGGTGGTGCCACGCTGGAACAGATCGCCGAGGAAAGCAAAATGACCCTCAGCACCATCGAATGGACGCAGGACAGCAGCGAAAGCATCGCCGCCTATGCCGGTTTCCGCGAGGCCGCGACACGTCTGACCGAAGGCGACTTCCCCCAGATCCAGCAGCTGGATGACGGCAGCGTTTTTGCCATGCGTCTTGATGGCACCAAAGAGGAACGCCCCAACCCGTTTGACGCCGCCCGTGCAGACGTGGCCGAGGCGTGGCAGAACGAACAATTGATCACCGCCCTGCGTGCCAAGGCCGAGACCCTGCAGGCCGAGCTTGCCGATGGCGCTGATTTTGCCGAGCTGGGACTGGAGCCCAAGACCGGGACCGACCAGACCCGCGACGCCGTGGTCAGCGCCGCACCGCAGGGGTTCATCGCCGCTGTGTTTGACGCAGCCCCCGGCGAGGTCGAACTGCTGGAAGGTGCCGATGAGGTCGCGCTTGTCCGTCTTGATAGCATCAAGGACGCGGGCGAGAATGACCGGATGACGCAGGTCAAAACCCAGATCGCGACCCAGCTGGATGACCAGCTGTCGCAAGCGCTTTTCGCCGCTTTCTCTGACGACGTGATCCGCCGCACGGCACCGCGTGTCGATCAGCAGGCGATCAACGCCGTCCACGTGAACTTCCCCTAA